One Ferribacterium limneticum genomic window, GTTCGGCGCGTATTGCGTCCATTTGGCCGAATCGACATCGACAAAATCAACGATGGTCGGTAGCCGGGGGATGGATTCGACATACTGGGCCATCGCCGAGCTGAAAATGACCGCAGCGTCGATTTTTTTGTGTCGGCAGGTTTTCTCGACCCAGTCCTGCAGACCGGCATCACGGTAGTAGCGCAGGGTCAGCGGATCGTCGGCGAGGAGGGCGTTAAGGCTGCGCAGCTTGGCAAATTTCGGTTCCAGGCGGGCAACGTGCAGATCGGCGCAAAAGTGGTGAACGGTCTCGACGTGCTGCATGTCGTCCGGATCATCAACGAAGGTACCGAGAAAAACCCGGTGCCTGGCAGCCAGATGTTTGAGCAGGTGGAAGGAGCGAACCTTGTCACCCTTGTTGGGCGGGTAAGGCAGACGATGGACAAGGAAAAGAATGTTCGCCATGTTCAGCCCAGATTGCGCACGATGTGCGGGCCGATAAAATTGGCCAGACTAACCGGCATGCGCCGCCAGGTTTCGATCAGCAGCTTGTACTTGGCGTTGTTCGGGTTGTTCTGCGGAATGCTGTCGCGTTTGTAGAGGCAATATTCGTAATGCAGCGGTTGTGGCTCGAAGCCCCAGTTTTTCTTGAACGAATAGGGGCCGGTGCCGACCTTGCTGCGGCCATAGTCGAAAATCTTGATGCCGCGTTCGCAACTGCGGCGCATCAATTCCCAGTATTTGAAGTCGTTGGCGGCAAAGTTGCGTGCCGCTTCGTCGTCGCCGGCGTAGTAGGGTAGAACTTCGTCGCGGAAATAGAAGGAAAGGACGCTGCTGAGCGGTTCGCCTTCAGATGTCGTGACGGTGAGGATTTCGCAGTCGTCGCCAAAGACCTGGAGCAGGGTATCGAAATAGAGCTTGGGTAGGGCCGGGGTGCCGTGCCGGTGAACGTTGTCGGCAAACAATTTGAAAAATCGGTCAGATTTCCGGTCGACCGTGGAAGTCAGGCCATTGTTGATGCCTTTTCGGACCATGGCCCGCTGTTTGCGCGGAATGGCCAGCATGTTGGCTTCGACCTCGGGCAGGATTGCCTTACGGAAAGTGACGTAGAGATCCTGCGTCGGCCAGTCGGCATGACGGAGGCTGGTGTTACGAAATTCGAGATGATCGACATCCAGCCTGCGCGCTAATGCCTGTGCTTCTTGTTCAAGTGCGGTAGCCGCTTCCGGGCTGGATGCTGCAACGCCGCCGTAGACAGCAAAGGGCAGGGCGATCAGCGAATTGCCAAAGAGCCGGCTCTTGATGTGGGCCAGCGGCAATACCCCGAGGATTTCTCCATCCTGTTCGGCATAGAGAAAGTAGGTTGGGTGGCGGAAAACATCGCGGAGAACGCCTTGCCAGGCGGCGCGATGAAAAAACGTGGCTTCCGGACAGGCGAGGACGAATGCCTCCCAGCGCGCCGAGTTTGCCATATCGGACAGGGAGAGCTGCTTAATCTCCATTGGTGTTACCAAGCGGCTCGAGAAACAGCTCGTCCATCCGGCCCCATTCAAAATCGGCAAGCAGGCGATTCAGCCGTTGCTCCATCCGGTGAATATTGACGTAATGACGGAAGCGGGTCTTGGCGCTGATTCCGGGGATTCTGGGTTGTCCGGTGTCGACTTCCCACGGGTGAAAATAGAACACGGCCGGGAGTTGGTCGACCCGGTTGATCCGTTCGATCATCCAGCGGGATAGGCTATAGGGCATCAGCCGGAAATAACCGCCGCCACTGGCGGGCCAGTTCCGGTTTAGAAAGCGCAGCGTTGTGCACGGTATCTCGACGAGACTGCCGATGGTGTGGGCGTGGCGCGGTGCGTTCGGCATGCCATAGTGGTCGTGACGAATCGGATAGATGCTTGAGCTGTAACGGTAGCCGGCTCGCTCCAGACACTCGAAGGCCCACAGATTTTTCTCGCCGATTGAGAAACTCGGCGCGCGATAGCCCTTTACGTCATGGCCGGAAATATCTTCGAGAATCAGCTTGGCCAGATTGATATCGGCAAAAAAACTCTCCGGAGTCTGGTCGCTGGCCCGTTCATGACCGTAGCCATGGCTCGCCAGTTCATGGCCATTGTCGACAATGCGCCGGACAACCTGCGGGTAACGCTCAGCCAGCCATCCCAACGTGAAGAAAGTGCCCTTGGTGTCATGCTTGTCGAGCATGGCAAGTATGCAATCTACATTGCGCTCGACGCGACATTCACGAATGGCCCAGTCTGAGCGCGGGATATGCGGTGCGAATGCCGAAACCTGAAAATAATCCTCGACGTCAATGGTCAGCGCATTGCACGGAGCAACGGTCGGCTTCGTCATCGTCGGCAATTAACGTCGCCCTTGGTTCTCGATCAGCCAGCCTGCGAGATCGGCGGCGATCCGTTCGGCCGTATGGCCATCCCAGAACTCCGGCACGCGCCCACTTTTGCCCCGGCCAGCCAGAACTTCGGCTGCGTGATGACGAATGGCGCCGACATCCCGGCCGACCATGGTGTTGGTGCCTTGCTCGACCGTAATCGGGCGTTCGGTATTTTCGCGCATGGTCAGGCAAGGTACGCCGAGGGCCGTAGTTTCTTCCTGCAGGCCACCCGAGTCGGTCAGCACGATTCGTGCATTGGACATCAAGCCGTGCATTTCCAGATAGCCCTGGGGGGGAAGCATGATCATGCGCGCGCTGTTGATCAAGTGGCCCAAATCAAAGCGTTCGATATTCGCCTTCGTGCGCGGATGCAACGCGAAGACCAGCGGAATGGATTCCGAAATTTCGCGTAGCACATTAAGCAAGGATTCCAGCACGTCCTGATGGTCAACATTGGAAGGGCGGTGCATGGTAACAATGCCGAAGCCCTCTTTCCCTTTGATCAGGGCCGGGTCAATACCCGATGCATTCAGACAGTCGGCCGGTTTGCGTGCAAATTCCCGGTTGCTTAGAAGTGAGTCGATCATGACATTGCCGACAAAGCGAATACGTTCGGCAGCAATGCCTTCTCGCGCCAGATTATCGGCAGCGCTGCGTTCCGTGGTGTAGAGCAGGTCGGCGACCTGGTCTGTCAGGACGCGGTTTATTTCTTCGGGCATGCCGCGGTCGTAGCTGCGCAGGCCAGCTTCGACGTGAACAACCGGAATCCCTTTCTTGACTGCTACCAGCGTGCACGCAAGAGTCGAATTGACATCGCCGACTACCAGGACGCAGGAGGGTTTCTTTTCGTCAACGACCGGCTCGAAGCGGCGCATCACCTCGGCTGTCTGAACGGCGTGGCTACCCGAGCCAACTTCGAGATTGATATCGGGGTGCGGAAGCCGCAAGTCCTCGAACAATTTGTCGTTCATGTCGCGGTCGTAATGTTGACCGGTATGAACCAGAAGAGTCGGAATGGCTGGCTGGTGCGTGGCGAAGGCGCGCAGGATGGGCGCCATTTTCATGAAATTGGGGCGAGCGCCGACCACGCATATGACAGGACCGAGTTCGGCTGGCCAAGTGTTAGGCATCTGAGTTTTCATTCTTGTTCTGAGAGCTGGTTACAGGGCTATGCTGGGCAAAGACCTGCTGCAGTAGTTGCAACGTGGCACCGTTGATTCGCTCGAGTTGAATCAGGCTTGACTCGAGCCTGGCGAGGCGCTCGGCAACATGCTCAGCGTTCAGTGCGGCTAGCAGTTCTTGAGGCGGGCGTGAATGCTCACCAGGACTTCCTGGTGCCAAAGGGTTAGATAGAGCTGAAACCCCGCTGCCATCATTCAGGGCGTATTGCATCTGAACCTGCGTCGAGCCGCCTATCGTCTCCTCAAAAATTTCGCGGGCGACCTCTTCGACATCAGCCATATCGAAGTTCTTCTGCTGATTGAGAAAGCCAAACAATAACAGTCGATCGCACACTGAGTTAATGCGCCGAGGGATGCCGCTGCTGGCCTTGAAAATGGCTTCATAGGCAGCGCTGGTAAAACTCGGTGAATCCGTTGCGCCGGCATGGTGCAGGCGGTGCTCGATATAGGCCTGGGTTTCGCTGACATCCAGCGGGCCGATATGGCAGGCAGCGATCACCCTCTGCCGGAACTGCATCATGTGCGGACTTTGCAAGATCTGGCGAAATTCGGGCTGCCCAATCAGGAAACTTTGCAGCAGGGCAGTATTGCCATACTGGAAATTGGAGAGCATGCGCAACTCTTCCACTGCCCGCGCTGTCAGGTTCTGGGCCTCGTCCACGACCAGCAGGCAGCGCTTGCCTTTTGCCGTCATGCTGATCAGGAAGGCCTCCAACGACATCAGAACATCGGATTTGGCGACATCCTTGGTCCGCAGGCCGAATGCTGCTCCAACCAGGCGCAACGTGTCGTCGGCATCAAGCTGGGTGCTGACCAGTTGTGCAGCGACCACTTTTTCCGGGTCGAGGCTATCCAGCAGTCCGCGCACAATGGTCGTTTTTCCCGCACCAACTTCGCCGGTAATAACGATGAATCCCTCGTTCTGGTGCATACCGTACTCAAGGTAAGCTTGTGCACGAAGGTGTTGCTTGCTCCCGAAATAAAAGGCCGGGTCAGGATTCAGCTGAAATGGCTTGCTGGTCAAGCCGTAGAAGGACTTGTACATGGCGCTAGAAAATGACCGAGAGGGTGCCGATGAGCGCGTTTTCGGTGTAGGCGTTGGTCGAGTTGTCGAACTCGGTACGGCGGATGCTGAGACCCCCCGTGGTTTTTGCGCCTAGCTTGGAGGTGAGATTGGCTTGGTACATCATGGTCGTGGCTTTAAGTGCGCTGGTGCCGGTGCTGGTGCTTTCCTGACGTGATGCCATTATGTTGATGCTCGAAATAGCGCTCAATTTATGCGAGAGATTGAAGCTGATGCCACGTTGGCGAATATTGTTCGTGTTATTCGAAGAGAAATCGTCGCCGATAGTCGATGAGGCGAGAGTTGATTGGCTCTCGCTGCGATTGAACAACAGGGTAAGGGTATTTCTTACCCCCTGCAGAGCCAAGGCCAATTGTTGGCTGCGTAGAATGGTGGCTCTGGAGCTTAGGAAACCACTGTAAGCCAAAGCATTTGGCGAGAATCCAGGTCTATTGATAAACCAGTTGTTGGCACAAGTAGATACGACCTGATCCAGTTGATTGGGATCAGTATCGTTGATATATTGCTGTCTGCATAATTCAGAAACAAGATCGAATAGTGTTCCCAAGCCAACCACGGTTGATTGGGGGGGCATTACGGATACATCCTTGGTGTCTGAATAGCGAATGCTGCTTAGCGGAAAACGGTGACTCAGGCTATAGCGGTGACCATCGCCAAAAAAACGACGTTCCTTGAAGGCAGAAATCTGCGTGCGCTCAGTTGGTGTCCAGTCGAAGCCGTAGCCATGGGTCTGCTTGCTCTCAGTATTCTGCGACGCATAGTTATTGGACTCCTGGCCACCGCTTAGTGAAACACGGAATTGCGGAACAACGGTATAGGTCCCTATTGCATACAGACGTTGTGCCTCGGTCCTTTGCCCGCGACTGTAGCTTGCATTTTGCTGGGTTGCGTTGACAGACCATTTCAGGTTTTGGAATGGGGTGCTTCCATGTAACAGCCCAGCCCAATCGGAAAGTTCGATATCAGAGGCGGCCGATGTGTTGGATTGAGTTGTCGACCAGTTGTAGCGTAAGGTGTAGTCGGCAACCCCCGCTATTTGTCCGCGAATATACGGAGAAAGGCGATAGGTCGAGGTTTCCGAACTATTCGTATTGATATTGGCGTTGCTGGGTGATTGTGCGCCGAACGCCGATATCGTCTGCTGTGCTATGAGACCGCTGAAGTCCAGATACATCCAGTTTGATACAGCTTCAAGTGTACCGAAGGTGTTAAGGGAATTTTGCGTACTGCTATTGGCCGATGATGTTGAGTAGAAAGTGCCGGTCAATGCGTAGTCGAAATAAGCCTTGAGACGAGCGGTCTTCGCATCGATGCGTACGCCTGGGGCCAACTGGGTAATGAAACCGCTCTCCTTGCTACCTTGGCCGCCACTGACAGCGACGTTATCCGTCCAAGTCTCGATCAGTGTAATTCGTGGCTTGATAACGAAGGCTTGGCCTTGTGTTCCTGTGTTTGCGTTAGCAGACTCTTGGCCTACCGCGGCGTTTATCCACAGGGTAGCTATAACCAATCCAGTGGTGCGAGTCAGGCGCAGGGTGCTATTTTTCATGTCCGTACCCATAGCCGTACCCATAGCCGTACCCATACCCATCGGTTTTTGCTGCTCGAACCTGATTGAGAAGCATCAATTTGACCGGGCAGGCTTGAATGGTTGAAATCGCCTGCTTAACTGCCGACTGCACAGTATTTTCAGCATTGACGACAATGACCACTTGTCCCATGTGGGTGGCAAGAACTCGTGATTCGGTAGTAAGTAGCAAGGGTGGAGAATCGAATACGATGATCCGGTCGCTGTAGCGATTTGCCATATCGTCCAGTAACCGAATCATGGCATCGCTGGCCAGCAACTCGGTAGCACGGGGGTGGGCCGTGCCACTTGGAAGGATGGATAGCTTTTCAATATTTGTTCGCAGCAGGACACCGGAAATGTCGACAGAATTATCCTGCAGTACGTCAAGCAACCCTTTGCTTGGAGGCAGGCCGAGCATATTGAGTATGGAGGGGCGGGCAACATCAGCGTCGACCAACATGACGGTATTGTCGAGTTCCATGGCGATGCTGATTGCCAGATTGATCGCTGAAAAACTCTTGCCTTCTCCAGGCAATGCACTGGTTACCATAACCAGATTGCCATTCGGTATCGGTGCTGCACCTCGACCCATGGCATTGGCGATCAGCGGACGTTTGATGACGCGGAACTCATCTGCCAATTGACTGCGGGTTGCATTAGGTACAAGCAGACCAGAAGCTGATATGGCTTCTAGATCCAATTTGACTTCGGGGCTGCACGGCGATGTGGGTTTGATTTTCGCTTCGCTTGGTTGTGCAACCGGGACTGCCGGTGTCACAGCGCTTGCAATAGGCGGTTCGACTGGGCAGGGGGCAACTATTTTTGCAGCGAGTACCGACTCTTCTGGAAGTTCGACGCCAGCTTGACGGAGTTGCTCAAGGCGCTTGGCTGCTTGCTCGATCAGACTCATTGATTAACCTCCGATGGTCCGCTGGGAAAGGAAGGTAAGAAGTCCTAGACCAAACGCGTAGGCTAATACAAGACCCCCTGTGGCAATAGAAAAACGGCGGAGACTAGCGCGTTCCTTGAGGCGACGTGCCTCATTTGGAACAAGAGAAACTATCCCAAGGATGGGGAGATCGGTAGCTTCGCGCAAGGATTTGCTGTCGAAAAAAACGGGTCGAATCTGGCTGGCCGCGAATGCGGCAAACAGACCGCCCGCAATGGCAAATACCAGCCCCAGCGGGAAGAGAAGCAAGCGATTCGGTGCCACTGGTTTGGATGAAGAGCGAGGCGGATCGATTAGCCGGAAGTCAGCCATAGAACCTGCCGTATCCAGATTGCCCGACATTTCTGCCGAGTCTCGACGCGAAACCAGTTGTTCATAATTGCGCTTATCCAGTTCGTAGTCACGATTCAGCTGTGCATATTCCGCTTCCAGTTGTGGCTGATTCTTCATGACGCTCGTGGTGCGTTTGTAGCGTTCTTCATATTCGCTGACGCGGGCCCGGAGTGAGGCAGTATTGGCTTCTGCTTCGGCCAGAGAAACCTTCAGTTGCTGATAGACTGGATTATTACTAACCGACGTGCCGGGGTTTGCAGCGGCAAATTTCTTGCGCGCCAGTAACTCTTGGCGTTTTTGCTCTTCAAGATCTTTGATCAAGCGTCTTGTGCCGATAATGTCGGGGTGTTGCTCTGTATAGCGCTGGAGCAAAGTGTCCAGGTTTCGCTTTTGGACATCAATTCGGCC contains:
- a CDS encoding XrtA system polysaccharide deacetylase; this translates as MTKPTVAPCNALTIDVEDYFQVSAFAPHIPRSDWAIRECRVERNVDCILAMLDKHDTKGTFFTLGWLAERYPQVVRRIVDNGHELASHGYGHERASDQTPESFFADINLAKLILEDISGHDVKGYRAPSFSIGEKNLWAFECLERAGYRYSSSIYPIRHDHYGMPNAPRHAHTIGSLVEIPCTTLRFLNRNWPASGGGYFRLMPYSLSRWMIERINRVDQLPAVFYFHPWEVDTGQPRIPGISAKTRFRHYVNIHRMEQRLNRLLADFEWGRMDELFLEPLGNTNGD
- a CDS encoding TIGR03016 family PEP-CTERM system-associated outer membrane protein — protein: MKNSTLRLTRTTGLVIATLWINAAVGQESANANTGTQGQAFVIKPRITLIETWTDNVAVSGGQGSKESGFITQLAPGVRIDAKTARLKAYFDYALTGTFYSTSSANSSTQNSLNTFGTLEAVSNWMYLDFSGLIAQQTISAFGAQSPSNANINTNSSETSTYRLSPYIRGQIAGVADYTLRYNWSTTQSNTSAASDIELSDWAGLLHGSTPFQNLKWSVNATQQNASYSRGQRTEAQRLYAIGTYTVVPQFRVSLSGGQESNNYASQNTESKQTHGYGFDWTPTERTQISAFKERRFFGDGHRYSLSHRFPLSSIRYSDTKDVSVMPPQSTVVGLGTLFDLVSELCRQQYINDTDPNQLDQVVSTCANNWFINRPGFSPNALAYSGFLSSRATILRSQQLALALQGVRNTLTLLFNRSESQSTLASSTIGDDFSSNNTNNIRQRGISFNLSHKLSAISSINIMASRQESTSTGTSALKATTMMYQANLTSKLGAKTTGGLSIRRTEFDNSTNAYTENALIGTLSVIF
- the wecB gene encoding non-hydrolyzing UDP-N-acetylglucosamine 2-epimerase yields the protein MPNTWPAELGPVICVVGARPNFMKMAPILRAFATHQPAIPTLLVHTGQHYDRDMNDKLFEDLRLPHPDINLEVGSGSHAVQTAEVMRRFEPVVDEKKPSCVLVVGDVNSTLACTLVAVKKGIPVVHVEAGLRSYDRGMPEEINRVLTDQVADLLYTTERSAADNLAREGIAAERIRFVGNVMIDSLLSNREFARKPADCLNASGIDPALIKGKEGFGIVTMHRPSNVDHQDVLESLLNVLREISESIPLVFALHPRTKANIERFDLGHLINSARMIMLPPQGYLEMHGLMSNARIVLTDSGGLQEETTALGVPCLTMRENTERPITVEQGTNTMVGRDVGAIRHHAAEVLAGRGKSGRVPEFWDGHTAERIAADLAGWLIENQGRR
- a CDS encoding XrtA/PEP-CTERM system-associated ATPase, translated to MYKSFYGLTSKPFQLNPDPAFYFGSKQHLRAQAYLEYGMHQNEGFIVITGEVGAGKTTIVRGLLDSLDPEKVVAAQLVSTQLDADDTLRLVGAAFGLRTKDVAKSDVLMSLEAFLISMTAKGKRCLLVVDEAQNLTARAVEELRMLSNFQYGNTALLQSFLIGQPEFRQILQSPHMMQFRQRVIAACHIGPLDVSETQAYIEHRLHHAGATDSPSFTSAAYEAIFKASSGIPRRINSVCDRLLLFGFLNQQKNFDMADVEEVAREIFEETIGGSTQVQMQYALNDGSGVSALSNPLAPGSPGEHSRPPQELLAALNAEHVAERLARLESSLIQLERINGATLQLLQQVFAQHSPVTSSQNKNENSDA
- a CDS encoding XrtA-associated tyrosine autokinase, with the protein product MSLIEQAAKRLEQLRQAGVELPEESVLAAKIVAPCPVEPPIASAVTPAVPVAQPSEAKIKPTSPCSPEVKLDLEAISASGLLVPNATRSQLADEFRVIKRPLIANAMGRGAAPIPNGNLVMVTSALPGEGKSFSAINLAISIAMELDNTVMLVDADVARPSILNMLGLPPSKGLLDVLQDNSVDISGVLLRTNIEKLSILPSGTAHPRATELLASDAMIRLLDDMANRYSDRIIVFDSPPLLLTTESRVLATHMGQVVIVVNAENTVQSAVKQAISTIQACPVKLMLLNQVRAAKTDGYGYGYGYGYGYGHEK
- a CDS encoding FemAB family XrtA/PEP-CTERM system-associated protein, with the translated sequence MEIKQLSLSDMANSARWEAFVLACPEATFFHRAAWQGVLRDVFRHPTYFLYAEQDGEILGVLPLAHIKSRLFGNSLIALPFAVYGGVAASSPEAATALEQEAQALARRLDVDHLEFRNTSLRHADWPTQDLYVTFRKAILPEVEANMLAIPRKQRAMVRKGINNGLTSTVDRKSDRFFKLFADNVHRHGTPALPKLYFDTLLQVFGDDCEILTVTTSEGEPLSSVLSFYFRDEVLPYYAGDDEAARNFAANDFKYWELMRRSCERGIKIFDYGRSKVGTGPYSFKKNWGFEPQPLHYEYCLYKRDSIPQNNPNNAKYKLLIETWRRMPVSLANFIGPHIVRNLG